Below is a genomic region from Helianthus annuus cultivar XRQ/B chromosome 2, HanXRQr2.0-SUNRISE, whole genome shotgun sequence.
ACACAAAGATCTAAAAAAGGGAATTTGATATTTTGAGCCAGTAGGATAGAAGTTGCCTCTTTTCATGAAGGACCCAATTGTAATAGTTGTACGATAGAGGGTTATACTAGTATAGTAGTTAAAAGGTTTAGGGGTGTATGTGCATATTATTTATTCAACAAACACTACCAAAAATTATATGGTCGTGTAACATGAAAATATTTGCATATTGTCGTTTGACTAATAAACTTCACGTGTAGCCGTGTAGCACCTGACGCTTGAAATAACAAATGGACCATGTTCACTGTTCATACATATTTTTGGCACCCAAATAGTAAGACTCGTTCTTCTAAATAGTAAGACTCATTCAATGCACTTTATCCTTTCATACATTTAATTATTTTGGATGATTCTTTTCCACACCTTCTAAATCTTATTCTAACATCATTTTCACTCTATTCCTCTGTATATATCTATGTCACATAGAGAGATGGATTACTAATTATTATTttcacattttttttatttatgtacTTCAACACAAGTAAATTCATTAActaaataatcccacctagaccttattggccattaataatctcacctcagaatattccccccaccagtcccacctttcaactatttttcctacaatggtcccccgttaaaaaaacttaacggagttaggCTTTTTTCCatattacaaacatattttttagggcttttgattagaacgatgatacgagtccattgatgtaaaacttgcctcgaaacggtgctccaaacgatgaaaacgacgcttcaattcaggtgtttaaattttcaattaaccaaaattaagtcacttggagcaccatttggaagtaagttttacatcaacggactcgtatcatcgttctgatcaaaagctctaaaaaatctgtttgtaatttggaaaaaagcttaactccgttaagtttttttaacggggaccattgtaggaaaaataggtgaaaggtgggactggtgtgaggaatattctgaggtgggattattagtggccaataaggtctagatgggattattacagaccaattccCCTTTATTTTATTGTAACTTGTAATTATATATGTGTATAGGTTAGAAGTTAGCTATAAAATCTAAAGGAAAAATGATGTTTAACACCCTGAGTCCCTATAGTCACCtttcttaaccatttgaatccaaatTTTTAACACCATCCACCACGTCTGTTAActacaagggcattttagtcatttacaCATAAGATACAACTTTTTAATACACAAAATACAAAGAACAAGTCTTTAATGCAtggttttaattttatatatataaaattaaattatatatatatataatacaatacCTACAACCTgcactctctctatctctctctctctctctctctcttttctctTTCTCTCACTTCTAAACCATCCTACGACCATTACCACCACCGCATCATCACCACCCTCCCCAGTCCCCACAACACATCCACCACCCTCTCCAACTCAAGAAACTTCAGCAAAACTTGTTGGGTATGGCAAATCCAAAGGTGACGGTTATCGGTGATGGGGTATTGAAGATCCGgcgatggtggtggttgttgggtTTCGGCGATGGTGATGGTTGTTGGGTTCTGGTGCCGGTGATGGGTATTGCAGATTCAAGGGCGGCGGTTGTCGGTGATCAGTATTGCAGATCCAGAGGCGGCAGTTGTCGGTGCTGGGCATTGCAGATCCGGCGATGGTGGTGTTTGTTAGGTTCCGATGATAGTGGGGTGATGGTGGGGCAATGGTGGGGGTTGTTGGGCAGGGGCGGACCCACCACCAtgccaaggtgggcgggcgcacccccgagaaaaaaaaattttatgtaattttccgaagaaaatcccgtccgcaccccgtggaatttttcgtccgcaccccttggaatttttccgtcgcaccccttgaaatttttcaTCCGCACCCCTTGGGTAAAAAATATTATggatttatattttaatttttttttagtaaagtctgattttttataaaaaaaaaaaactacctatATTAATACATTATACTACATAAACCCAAACCAAAGCTTAACCCATTAGTCCATTAGTCCATATCCAATACCCAATACCCAACAATAAAGAGAAAGCCCATTACTAATTACCCAATACCCAACAATAAACATTAACAATTAGCCCAAAAACCCCTTCAAAATCGGATCGTGTGTTTTGCTTATGTTGCTATTTGTTTAGGAGCCACTTCGGAGATGGTAGAGACACATTTGTGAGCGGTGGGTATAACAATTGGAAAAAGGTACATGCGTCACTTAAAAAACATGTTGGTTTAGTTAATAGTCTACACAACAAATGTTTCCAAAAGAGTGCCGATTTAGTTAACGAAAATCAAGCGGTACACACACAATGGGACAATAGGACCCCTAAGGAGAAACGTGAATACCGACTTAGACTTAGTGCTTCTACTTTGCTTGGGAAAAGGTTGTTGAATGGCGGATTGGCGTTTCGTGGACATGATGAATCAAAAGATTCATTAAATAAAGGCAATTTCTTAGAGCTTTTAGAACTCATGGGTGAAATGAATGAAGAGCTTGCTAAAGTTATCTTAGAGAATGCACCCGCGAATAACCAAATGACAAGTCCTAAAATTCAAGCGGACATCAAACATTGTTATGCTCAAGAGGTAATTAAACAAATTTTAGAAGAACTTGGTGATGATGTTTTTTCCTTTATTAGTAGGTGAATCATGTGATGTATcaaaaaaggaacaaatggcagtTGTTATTCGTTTTGTTGATAAAGTTGGGATTGTTAAGGAGCGTTTTATTGGGCTTGTTCATGTCAAAGAGACAAGCGCAATAACACTTAAAACGGCTATTGATGATATATTGGCACGTTATGGGTTAAGTTTGAAAAGGATTAGCGGCCAAGGCTATGACGGGGCAAGTAACATGTCGGGCGAGTTTAACGGCCTAAGGGCTCTAATCTTAAAGGAAAATGTTTCGGCTTTTTATATTCATTGCTTTGCACACCAACTTCAACTAGTTGTTGTGGCGGTGGCTCACAAACACACACCAATTTGGAGAGTTTTTGAAACAATAACATGTTTAACAAATGCCGTTTGTGCATCTTCTAAATGGCAAGATATGCTTCGTGAAAGCCAAAGAAGGCAATTGGAAAAAATGGAAGATGTACTTTGTACCGGAAGTGGGTTGAACCAAGAAATGACGCTTTCAAGGCCCGGGGATACATGTTGGAATTCCCATTACAAGACACTTTCCCGTTTAATTTCTTTATATCCAAACATTATGGAAGTTCTTGGATGGTTAGTAGAAACGGGTCAAACTCTTCCTTGTAGTAGACAAGCGGACGGACTTCTAGAGGATATGAAAAAATACGACTTTGTATTTTACATACACTTGATGGAGCATATTCTAAACATCACACATACGTTGTCCCAATGTCTTCAAAGAAAGGAGCAAGATTTGATGAATGCGGTTAAATTGGTTTCTTCCACCAAAAACCAACTTGAAAAGTTTAGGTTGGAAGGTTTTAATGAGTTCTTGGAGAAGGTTAACTCATTTTGTGACATGTATGAACTTGAGGTGAAAAAATTGGATGATGAATAGGTTAACCCAAGGTGGCCAAGAAGAAAGACGAACATCACAAATCGGCATTATTACGAGTATGATTGCTTCAATGCGGTTCTTGATTTGCAAATACAAGAATTTGGGAACCGTTTTAATGAGGTAACATCTGAACTACTTGTTTGTATGAGTTGTTTGAGTCCTTGTGATAATTTTAGTGCATTTGACATTCCAAATATACTAAAGCTAGCCGAGAAGTATCCTTATGATTTCAATGAAGAGGAAAAACGAAGGCTTCCGGTTCAACTCGAAAACTactttaattttgtgaaaaaagATAAACAATTCGCCAACTTGGATGGTTTGTCAAGTCTAGTAAGGTTAATGGTTTCAACAAATATTCACGTGACTTTTACATTGGTATATCGGTTATTGAAGCTTGTTCTCGTATTACCCGtcgcaaccgcaaccgttgaaagatgtttttcggcaatgaagaatgtgaagacCGACTTGTGTAATCGGATTGGGGATGAGAATTTAAGTGATAGTTGtgtatgttatatagagaaagacttGCTTAAGAAAGTAGCTTTAGATGATGTttcggatagatttcaaaaaatgaaaacccgtagggcgacgttttaattatgtttgtacaAAGTTTGACGTGTTTGCGaaatatataaatttagtttgatgttcttttgacttacatgacccgacccgacccgatacaaccgatttttttacttatgtacctaagggcctaaaatttttaaaaatcttccgcacccccatggaaaaattcctgggtccgccgcTGTTGTTGGGTTTTGGCGATGGTGATGGTTGTTGGGTTCTGGTGCCGGtgtgtaacaccctaacacgctttaactgaaaagacgcagcggaattacgtaccataaaatttctttcattaaaaacgTTTTATACTACTTGAAACTTCAATATAAAATAACCTTTTTACAATATACGCAACCTTCGTACTCATTTACAAAATGAAAGTCTAACTTAT
It encodes:
- the LOC110899623 gene encoding zinc finger MYM-type protein 1-like; this translates as MANPKVTVIGDGVLKIRRWWWLLGFGDGDGCWVLVPVMGIADSRAAVVGDQYCRSRGGSCRCWALQIRRWWCLLGSDDSGVMVGQWWGLLGRGGPTTMPRSHFGDGRDTFVSGGYNNWKKVHASLKKHVGLVNSLHNKCFQKSADLVNENQAVHTQWDNRTPKEKREYRLRLSASTLLGKRLLNGGLAFRGHDESKDSLNKGNFLELLELMGEMNEELAKVILENAPANNQMTSPKIQADIKHCYAQEEQMAVVIRFVDKVGIVKERFIGLVHVKETSAITLKTAIDDILARYGLSLKRISGQGYDGASNMSGEFNGLRALILKENVSAFYIHCFAHQLQLVVVAVAHKHTPIWRVFETITCLTNAVCASSKWQDMLRESQRRQLEKMEDVLCTGSGLNQEMTLSRPGDTCWNSHYKTLSRLISLYPNIMEVLGWLVETGQTLPCSRQADGLLEDMKKYDFVFYIHLMEHILNITHTLSQCLQRKEQDLMNAVKLVSSTKNQLEKFRLEGFNEFLEKVNSFCDMYELEVKKLDDE